Genomic segment of Bacteroides intestinalis DSM 17393:
ATTGAAACCGCCTTGTTTGTATTTTCCGTCCAGTGTGATATTCTCATAGTTATAATCACTATAGTCGATGGAAGCGATTAATCCTTTCATCACAATGGAAGGATATTGATTATCATAGTGGCTACCTTCAACGTCAAGATTGAAAGTTACTTTTCCCAGCTTTTCGTTATCCAGCATATTGCCCAATTCGAGTTCTTCAGTCTTCACGGCACCCGAATATGCAAAATAACCTTTTTCCTTATCTGAGCTTATTTTCAAGTCCGTCTTGATGGAGCCAATATCTGTGTGTACCAAACCATAAGTTACGATGTCCGTGAAATAGCCTGATACTTCTCCATGAAATGAAATGGTGCCAAAACGTTGCAATATAGGAGGAACACCCTCGTAATTCTTACTCAAGTTGCGTACAAAAAAGGCAACCCCTTCCGGATCGGCATATAGATTGGACAGGTTACCAAATACAAATGCATCCTGAGGACGGGATAGATCCTGAAAAGATACATCTCCTCTCAAACGGAAATGTGGTCCTCCTGTAATTGACAGGTGGGGACAGTTCAGCTGGTTAATGGTACCGTTTGTTTCTACAGCTATTTGCAGCTTTTCTTTGAAAGGAGAAAATGCGGGAACAAATGCTGCCAAATCACGAAGTACGATATCTGAAGGCAGCATACGGAACGAGAAGTGAACATCATTAGCAAAATTGCCAAAGGCCCCCAGACTGTCATATTCCATACGTATGGTGTCCATGGCAAGTGAAGTATTGGGCAGGTCGATTGCAAAATTCTCGATATTCATCTTCTGATCATTTGCAACAACCTTTAAGCTCAGCCTTTTTAACTCAAATCCGGAATTTCCTTCTTCTATACTTAAACGTTTGATTGCAGCATTTATAGAATCATTTTGAAGTGCTTTTAAGGAGATATTGGCAATAATGTTACGCAGTTGTATGTGCTGTGCATTGAACTTTCCTTGTGTTTCTTCTGCCGACAGCACATTGTAGGACAACTTGCCACGCCGTATCAATAAAGAATTGATGCGGATATCCAGATTACTTTCTTTTTTGATGGTATCTTTAGAGGCAAATGCATCAAGTACAAACTGGAAATTGGGTATATCTTCCGGTGTTTTTTTTTCCAGATTGATGTTAAAACCAAATAACTGAACGTTACTGATGGAAACTTTTCCCTTGAATAGGGGTAATATATCGAATTTAGCTGAAAGACGGGATATTTTCAGCATTTCTTTATCGGACTGGTCATTCAATAATAAGTCATCGATTATGATGCGGTTTAGCAGTCCCATATTTATCCGCCCGATGGTCAGTTGCGTACCCAGAACGTTAGCCAATTCGTTTGCAACCAGCACGGATATTTGTCGCTGAACGTAAGGAATGTTCAACAACAATATAGTCCCGATATACAAACTAAGTATAATACCGAGCACCCAGCGAACTGTCTTTTTTAACTTTCTGATAGGCGGTTTGTTTGAATTAGCCAACAAAAATATGAAATAATACGTTATCAATCCTACTTTTATCACTACTTTTGCAGCGTTTAAACGTAAATAACGATATGAGTACAATAATTTTAGGAATAGAAAGCTCTTGCGATGACACCTCTGCTGCCGTCATCAAAGATGGGTATCTGCTATCAAACGTCGTTTCCAGTCAGGCGGTGCATGAAGCCTATGGTGGTGTAGTTCCCGAATTAGCTTCACGTGCACATCAGCAAAACATAGTTCCGGTGGTGCATGAAGCATTGAAACGCGCCGGAGTGACTAAGGAAGAATTGAGTGCAGTGGCGTTTACCAGAGGACCGGGATTGATGGGCTCTTTGTTGGTAGGTGTGTCATTTGCCAAAGGTTTTGCTCGTTCTTTAGGTATTCCTATGATTGATGTTAATCATCTGACAGGTCATGTGTTAGCTCATTTCATTAAAGCAGAAGGTGAAGAAAATGCTCAACCTGAATTTCCTTTCCTTTGCTTGCTTGTATCGGGAGGAAATTCACAAATTATTCTGGTAAAGGCATATAATGATATGGAGATTTTAGGGCAGACGATTGATGATGCTGCTGGAGAAGCCATTGACAAGTGTTCGAAGGTAATGGGTCTGGGTTATCCCGGTGGTCCGATTATTGATAAGTTGGCCCGTCAGGGAAATCCGAAGGCATTTACTTTTAGCAAACCCCATATCCCCGGATTAGATTATAGTTTCAGCGGTTTAAAAACCTCATTCCTGTATTCTTTGCGTGACTGGATGAAGGAAGATCCCGATTTCATCGAGCATCACAAGGTAGATTTGGCGGCTTCGCTTGAAGCTACCGTGGTGGATATCCTGATGGATAAGCTCCGTAAGGCTGCTAAAGAATATAAGATAAAGCAAGTAGCCGTGGCCGGTGGTGTTTCTGCTAATAATGGCCTGCGCAATGCCTTTCGTGAACATGCCGAAAAGTATGGGTGGAATATATTTATTCCAAAGTTCAGCTATACGACGGATAATGCCGCTATGATTGCGATTACAGGTTATTTCAAATATCAGGATAAAGATTTCTGTTCGATAGATGCACCGGCTTACTCACGCGTAACGTTGCAGTAAAAGGAATTTCAGGACACTTTCTAGTCTGCACCATACCTGGTCCGTGTCTGGTCCATACCAACTCCATACCAAGTCCAAGTGTATAGATACGGAGCAAATACGGAGTTGATATGGATTTGGTGATGTGGAGAGGAAAAATAGAACAAAATATAGAAATAATATATATATAAGGTATATGAAGCTGGAAGAAAGGATTGGGGAGTTATTAAAATCGAAGAATTTGTCCCTTTCCACCGCAGAAAGTTGTACGGGAGGTAGTATTGCAGCTCTGGTGACTTCTGTTCCGGGGAGTTCGGAATACTTTAACGGAGGGATTGTGGCATATTCTAATGAGGTAAAGATGTCTCTGCTTCATGTCTCTGCTGAAACTTTGGAGAAATATGGAGCTGTCAGTCGGGAGACTGTTATCGAGATGGTGAAAGGTGCGATGAAAGCGTTGAAAACAGATTGCGCTGTCGCTACATCAGGAATTGCAGGTCCCGGAGGGGGGACAGCGGAAAAGCCCGTCGGAACGGTATGGATTGCTGCTGCCTATAAAAATGAAATTGTAACTTTCAGACAAGAGGGAGATGATGGAAGGGGTGGAAATGTGCAAAAAGCCATTCAAAATGCTCTAATGATGCTCTGTGAGTGCTTAAAATGAAGAAAAAATGCTATCAGACAATGAATTATTTTATGAAAAACTTGTTTGGTATCGATAAAAGTACTTACTTTGCGCTCTGTTTGAAATAAGTATAGATAAAAACTATAAAAATAAGATAGAAATGTCGAAAATTTGTCAAATTACCGGAAAGAAAGCCATGATTGGCAACAATGTTTCACACTCAAAGAGAAGAACTAAGAGAACCTTTGATTTGAACTTGTTTAACAAGAAGTTCTACTATGTAGAGCAAGATTGCTGGATCAGCCTTAGCATTTGTGCTAACGGTCTGCGTATTATTAATAAGAAAGGACTGGACGCTGCTTTGAACGACGCAGTAGCAAAAGGTTATTGTGATTGGAAAAGCATTAAAGTAATTGGCTAAAAAGTAGAGGAGAATACTGATTATGGCAAAGAAAGCAAAAGGTAACAGAGTACAGGTGATTCTGGAATGCACAGAACACAAAGATAGCGGTATGCCGGGAACTTCTCGTTATATCACTACTAAGAACAGAAAGAATACAACTGAAAGATTGGAATTGAAGAAATACAATCCGATCCTGAAGAGAGTAACAGTACATAAAGAAATTAAATAATAAGTATAACCCATGGCAAAGAAAACTGTAGCAAGTTTGCACGAAGGTTCTAAAGAAGGTCGTGCTTATACAAAGGTTATCAAGATGGTTAAGTCTCCGAAGACTGGTGCTTACATTTTTGATGAACAAATGGTATTGAACGAAAAAGTACAAGACTTTTTCAAGAAATAAGATAGTCCGTCGAAAGACGTTTAATTATAAAATCCTCTTATCGTATTCCGGTAAGGGGATTTTTTTTGTACTTTATCCCCGTACTTTCATTACTTTGTTATATCTTTGTGGCATAATGTATTGTACAAAAAAATAGGATATGGGATTTTTTAGTTTTTTCTCAAAGGAAAAGAAGGAAACTTTAGATAAAGGATTATCTAAGACGAAAGAAAGTGTATTCGGAAAGATTGCCCGTGCTGTGGCAGGAAAGTCGAAAGTAGATGATGAAGTGCTTGATAATCTGGAAGAAGTGCTGATAACTTCGGATGTAGGTGTAGAAACGACGTTAAATATTATTCAACGTATAGAAAAGCGTGCTGCATCTGAAAAATATATGAATGCGCAGGAGCTGAATACTATCTTGCGTGATGAAATCGCTGCTTTGCTAACGGAAAATAATTCGGACGATGTAGATGATTTTGAAGCACCGATTGCGAAGAAACCTTACGTAATTATGGTAGTAGGGGTGAATGGCGTTGGCAAAACAACTACTATTGGTAAGTTGGCTTACCAATTCAAGAAAGCGGGCAAAAGCGTTTATCTGGGAGCAGCGGATACTTTTCGTGCAGCAGCTGTGGAACAGTTGGATATCTGGGGTGGACGGGTAGGAGTACCTGTCGTAAAACAAAAGATGGGAGCTGATCCGGCTTCTGTGGCCTACGATACATTAAGCTCTGCTGTTGCTAACAATGCTGATGTGGTAATTATTGATACTGCCGGTCGCCTTCACAATAAGGTCGGCTTGATGAATGAGTTGACTAAGATTAAAAATGTAATGAAGAAAGTGGTTCCTGATGCTCCTAATGAAGTTCTATTGGTACTGGATGGTTCTACCGGGCAGAATGCATTTGAGCAGGCTAAGCAATTTACGTTAGCTACGGAAGTAACCGCAATGGCTATCACTAAGCTGGATGGTACGGCGAAAGGTGGAGTTGTTATCGGCATTTCTGATCAGTTTAAGATACCTGTTAAGTATATTGGCTTGGGTGAAGGTATGGAAGATTTGCAGGTGTTCCGTAAGAAAGAATTTGTTGACTCGTTGTTTGGGGAGAATGCATGAAACGGAAAACAATTGATATCATAACTTTAGGGTGTTCTAAGAATTTGGTGGATTCGGAGCATTTGATGCGCCAGTTGGAAGAAGCCGGATATCACGTGACTCATGATACGGAAAAGCCTAAAGGAGAGATTGCTGTTATCAATACTTGTGGTTTTATCGGTGATGCTAAAGAGGAATCCATTAACATGATCCTGGAATTTGCACAGGCAAAGGAAGAAGGAAATCTGGAAAAGTTATATGTAATGGGTTGTCTTTCTGAACGCTATCTGAAAGAATTAGCGATTGAAATTCCGCAGGTTGATAAGTTTTATGGTAAATTTAACTGGGCGGAGTTATTGCTGGATCTAGGTAAAGCCTATCACGAAGAACTTCATATAGAGCGTACTCTCACTACTCCTAAACACTATGCATACCTGAAAATATCGGAGGGATGCGACCGGAAATGTTCGTATTGTGCTATTCCGATTATTACAGGGCGGCATGTATCGCGACCGGTAGAGGAAATTTTGGATGAAGTTCGTTATTTGGTGAATAAGGGAGTAAAAGAGTTTCAGATAATAGCTCAGGAGTTGACTTACTATGGTGTGGATTTGTATAAGAAGCAAATGCTTCCTGAACTTATAGAACGTATATCTGAAATTCCCGGGGTAGAATGGATTCGTTTGCATTATGCTTATCCTGCACATTTTCCTACAGATTTGTTCCGGGTGATGCGTGAGCGTCCTAATGTGTGTAAGTATATGGATATAGCTCTTCAGCACATTAGCAATTCAATGCTGGAGAAAATGCGCCGCCATGTAACTCAGGAAGAAACTTATCAACTGATAGAACAATTCCGCAAAGAAGTACCTGGTATTCATTTGCGTACTACTTTAATGGTAGGGCATCCCGGAGAAACGGAGTCGGATTTTGAAGAGTTGAAAGAGTTTGTTCGTAAGGTGCGTTTCGATAGAATGGGGGCTTTTGCATATTCAGAGGAAGAAGGTACTTACGCAGCTGCACATTATGAGGATGAAATACCTCAGGAAGTAAAGCAGGCACGTTTGGATGAATTAATGTCCATTCAACAAGGTATTTCTGCCGAATTGAGCGCTGCAAAAGTGGGGCAATCCATGAAAGTTATTATTGATCGTCTGGAAGGGGATTATTATATCGGCCGTACTGAATTTGACTCTCCTGAAGTGGATCCGGAAGTCTTGATAGAGCGTGGTGAACAAACGTTGCTTATTGGTAACTTTTACCAGGTAGAGATAATAAGTTCCGATGATTTCGACCTTTTTGGACAGGTTATTTAAATAATTTTCCCTAAGAATTTGTGTATATGCGGAAGTTTTGCTAATATAGCACCGAACTTTATAAAAATAGCTGGATTTTGAATAATAAGGAATTTACTTCAGAACTGTCACGAAGATTGGGATATACCATAAAGGATACATCCGAACTAATTGCATCTTTGCTGTCGGACATGACACAACAGCTGCAAGAAGGGAATATTGTTTCTGTACAAAGTTTCGGTACTTTTGAGGTAAAGAAGAAAGCAGAGCGTATTACCATCAATCCAACGACAAAGTTGCGTATGCTGGTTCCGCCTAAGTTGGTGTTGACCTATAGGCCCAGTACGACTCTGAAAGATAAGTTTAAATAATGCCGTCTTCTACTCAAGTAACCCTTCGTAAATATGAATGAAAAGCTGAACATACAGAATTTAATAGAATTGCTTGCCGAAAAGCATGGCATGGATAAAACGGATGCTGAGAGCTTCGTGAAAGAATTTTTCCAGTTGATTGAAGAATCGTTGGAGAGCGATAAGTATGTGAAGATTAAAGGCTTGGGTACATTTAAGCTGATTGACGTGGATAGTCGTGAAAGCGTAAATATAAATACGGGCGAACGTTTTGAAATACAAGGACATACAAAGGTTTCATTTACTCCGGAGCCAACTTTAAAAGATTTGATAAACAAACCTTTTTCGCATTTTGAAACTGTGGTATTGAATGATGAAACAGTGTTAGAAGATACACCGGTGGAGGATAATTCTGAGGAAGAGGAAAAAGATGAAAATTTTGTAGAGCCTGAAAGTTCTACAGTTGTTGTAGAATCACAGGTTGTTGTTCAGGAGACGGCTAAAGGAAATATAGAAGAGTCGATAGAAGAGGCTGTTGAGATTACAGAGGAATCCATAGAAAGTATAGAGGAAGTGGCTGAAGTAATTGAAGAGAAAACTGAAATTGCTGAAGAAAAATTGATGGAGACAGCTGAAGAAGAAGTGATTCAGACTGTTGAGGAAACCGTAGAGGATATAAAAGAAGAACCAGTTTCGGAAGAAACGCCTTCTGTTTATCAGGCTGAATCGGCTCTTCCGTCCGAGGAAGAAGATTTAGTGCCTACTTATGAGGTTCCTGAGCCTCCATCACCTCCTGTGAATAAAGCAGGCAGTTCCACCATGAAGTTTTTTATCGGAATTGTAGTGCTTGTAGTATTATTGTGTGTAGGTGCTGTTACTTTTATGTATTATCCGGATTTACTGGATAGGATGTCTACGCCATCAACAGAGAAAGTTGCTGATGAAAAGGTGGAGAAGCCGGCCGTTCCGGTCGCTCTGACGGATAGTATTGTTCGAAAAGATACCACAACTGTGGTTGCGAAGAAAGATACTGTGGCAGAAGTTGTTACTCCTAAAGTTGTTGAAGAGCCGAAACCGGTTGCAAAACAGGGGACTCCTGCTACTGCTCCTAAAAAAGAGACAAAGAAAGCTGCTGCAACTCCTTTTGAGCCAGACTCTGTAAATTATAAGATTGTAGGAACGAAAGCTACTCATACTATCCAGGAAGGAGAAACTCTGACAAAGGTTGCACTTCGCTTTTACGGGACTAAGGCCCTGTGGCCCTATATTGTGAAGTATAATTCGGGTGTTATAAAGAATCCCGATCATGTGCCGTATGGTACTGTAATCAAGATACCGGAGCTTGAAAAGAAATAAAAGAAAATATTGCACCCCTGCAAGTTGATAATACTTCACTTGCAGGGGTGATTTGCTATTTATTCCTGTCTGCGAATTTGAAATTCTTTTCAGAAACTATTGTTAACTACTAAACTCTATGAAAGTAGTTTAATCTAATTGTTTTTTAATAAAAATTAGTTGGTATGGTTAATTTATTCCTGTACTTTTGGGAGCGAAAAAAATAATTACCAGTAGCATACTGGAGAAATCAATGGAATTTAAACAATAAAAATAATAGTATTTATGGCTGAAACAATTGATATCCGCGAACTGAACGAGCGGATTGAAAGACAAAGTTCTTTTGTTACCAACCTTACTGCTGGTATGGACCAGATCATCGTAGGACAAAAACATCTGGTAGAGTCATTGTTAATCGGTTTGCTGTCTGATGGACACGTATTATTAGAAGGTGTGCCCGGTTTGGCAAAGACATTGGCGATTAAGACGCTTGCCTCATTGATCGATGCACAATACAGTCGTGTACAGTTTACTCCCGATTTGCTGCCTGCTGACGTTATCGGTACAATGGTTTACAGTCAGAAAGACGAAACGTTCCAAGTAAAGAAAGGACCTGTTTTTGCCAACTTCGTTTTGGCAGATGAAATTAACCGTGCTCCGGCTAAGGTACAGAGTGCTTTGCTGGAAGCGATGCAGGAACGTCAGGTAACTATTGGTACGGAAACATTCCCGTTGCCCGAACCTTTCCTTGTACTTGCTACACAGAATCCTATTGAGCAGGAAGGTACTTATCCGCTGCCTGAAGCACAGGTGGACCGTTTCATGCTGAAAGTGGTTATCGACTATCCGAAGATAGAAGAAGAAAAAATGATTATCCGCCAGAATATCAATGGCGATAAATTCAATGTGAAGCCTATTCTGAAAGCTCAGGAGATTATTGAAGCACGTAAAGTTGTTCGTCAGGTATATCTGGATGAGAAGATTGAACGCTACATTGTTGATATTGTATTTGCTACCCGTTATCCGGAGAAATATGATCTGAAGGAACTGAAAGATATGATTGGTTTCGGTGGTTCTCCCCGTGCCTCTATCAATCTGGCATTAGCTGCCCGTACTTATGCTTTCATCAAACGTCGTGGTTATGTGATTCCTGAAGATGTTCGTGCCGTGGCTCATGACGTATTGCGTCATCGTATCGGATTGACTTATGAAGCAGAGGCCAGCAACCTGACTTCTGACGAGATCATCAGCAAAATACTGAATAAGGTTGAAGTACCTTAATTAAGTAAGCATTTTTAAAAAGGTCTTCCGAGACCTGTTAATAAATGGTGTGAACGTTTTTAAAGAATCTTGCCAACGTTTTTAAAGAACGTTGCCGGTATTTATTAACGGAATTATTTAACGATATAGATGGAAACAAGTGAACTGTTAAAAAAAGTCCGTCAGATTGAAATCAAGACGCGCGGATTATCCAACAATATCTTTGCTGGCCAGTATCATTCGGCCTTCAAGGGTAGGGGTATGGCATTTTCCGAGGTACGCGAATATCAGTTTGGCGATGACATACGCGACATTGACTGGAACGTGACCGCTCGCTTCAATAAGCCTTACGTGAAGGTGTTCGAAGAAGAGCGCGAGCTGACCGTTATGTTGCTGGTGGATGTTTCCGGTAGTTTGGAATTCGGTACGGTGAAGCAGATGAAAAAGGATATGGTGACGGAAATAGCTGCAACGTTGGCTTTTTCGGCTATACAAAACAACGATAAAATCGGGGTTATCTTTTTCTCTGACCGGATAGAGAAATTCATTCCGCCTAAGAAAGGGCGTAAGCATATCTTATATATTATTCGCGAACTGATTGACTTTAAAGCGGAGAGTCGAAGGACTGATATCCGGCTCGGACTGGAATATCTGACAAACGTGATGAAGCGTCGTTGTACAGCCTTCCTGTTATCCGATTTCATCGATCAGGGGAACTTTAAGAATGCAATGACTATCGCCAACCGGAAACATGATATGGTGGCTATCCAGGTGTATGACCGCAGGGTAGAGGAACTGCCGGCTATCGGTTTGATGAAAATAAAGGATGCTGAGACCGGACATGAGCAGTGGATTGATACTTCGTCGCGTGCTGTTCGTCGTGCTCATCACGACTGGTGGGTGAATAAACAGGTGGAACTGAACGAAACATTCACTAAAAGTAATGTCGATAATGTGTCGGTACGCACCGATCAGGACTATGTCAAAGCATTGATGAATTTGTTTGCGAAACGAAATTAATCGGAAAAATGAAAAGATATCTATTTCTGATAACCCTATTGGGGATGTTGACTGGCAAGGCAGTGGCTCAGTCGGTAACAGTAGATGCTACCATTGATTCTCTGCAAATTTATATCGGTGACCAGGCGAAGATTAAACTTCAGGTAGCCTTGGATGCCGATAAACGGGCTATTTTCCCTGTTTATACGGATACACTGGTAAGTGGTGTGGAGATTATAGATGTTGCAAAGCCGGATACGCAGTATATAAATGATGATAAACGAATGCTGATTACGCAGGAGTATACTGTTACATCATTCGACTCGGCATTGTATTATCTGCCACCGATGGAAGTATTGGTGGATAATAAGGCATATCGTTCGAAGGCATTGGCACTGAAGGTATATTCGATGAATGTGCCATTGGATCCAGAGAATCCGGAACAGTTTTTTGGTCCGAAGACAGTAATGCAACCTCCTTTTGTGTGGGAAGATTGGTATGGGATTATCACCTGTGGCATATTGCTTATTCCGATTGCATTATTACTTATCTATCTGATCATGCGTATCTGTGACAATAAACCTATCATCCGTAAGGTAAAGGTTGAACCGAAGTTACCTCCGCATCAGATGGCGATGAAAGAAATAGAGCGTATCAAAGGGGAAAAAGTATGGCAAAAGGGACAGCCGAAGGAGTATTACACGGAATTGACAGATATTTTGCGTACGTATATTAAAGAGCGTTTTGGTTTCAATGCTTTGGAAATGACCTCTTCGGAGATTATAGAAAAGCTGCTTGAAATGCAAGATAAAGAAGCTATTGCAGATTTACGTTCTCTTTTTGAGACTGCCGATTTGGTGAAGTTCGCTAAACATAATCCGTTGATGAACGAAAATGATGCGAATCTGATCAATGCCATTGAATTTATCAATGAAACCAAGGAGAAAGAAGTGGAGAATGCAAAACCGCAACCCACTGAAATTACCATCATTGAGAAACGTTCATTGCGTACTAAAATATTGCTGGGCATAGGCATCGTAGTATTGTCGGTTGCCTTGATTGGTTCGTTCGTTTATATTGGAATGCAGTTATACAATTATTTTGCGTAGTAGTAGAATTTAAGGGTAACTCCAATCTTAAATAGTAAATTGTTAAATAGTAAATACAATGGTTTTTGCCAATATTGAATATTTGTTTTTGCTGCTGTTGCTTATACCTTATATAGTATGGTATATCATGAGGCGGAGGAATAATGAAGCTACACTTCAGATTTCGGATGCTCGTGTATATGCTCATACGCCGAAGAGTTATAAGAACTATTTGTTGCATGTGCCTTTTATGTTACGGATTATTGCTTTGGCATTGATTATCGTAGTGTTGGCGCGTCCTCAAACTACTAATAGCTGGCAAAACAGTGAAATTGAAGGTATAGATATTATGATGGCCATCGACGTATCTACCAGTATGCTGGCAGAGGATTTGAAACCGAATCGTCTGGAAGCTGCTAAAGATGTGGCTGCGGAGTTTATTAATGGTCGGCCCAATGATAATATCGGTATAACTTTATTTGCCGGTGAAAGTTTTACGCAATGTCCGTTGACGGTGGATCATGCAGTGCTTCTGAATCTGTTTCAAGGCATTAAGTGTGGTATTATTGAAGATGGAACAGCAGTCGGTATGGGTATTGCTAATGCCGTTACCCGCTTGAAAGACAGTAAAGCGAAGTCTAAAGTAATCATTCTGTTGACGGATGGTACAAATAATAAAGGAGATATATCTCCGCTGACTGCGGCAGAAATAGCTAAGAGTTTTGGTATTCGTGTTTATACTATTGGTGTAGGTACGAACGGAATGGCTCCGTATCCTTATCCGGTGGGTAACACTGTGCAGTATGTCAATATGCCGGTGGAGATTGATGAAAAGACACTGACGCAGATTGCGGCTACCACAGAAGGTAATTATTTCCGTGCCACCAGTAATTCTAAGCTGAAAGAGGTATATGAGGAGATTGATAAGTTGGAGAAAACCAAGTTGAATGTGAAGGAATACAGCAAGCGCCAGGAAGAATACCGTTGGTTTGCTTTGGCGGCATTCTTGTGCGTGTTACTTGAAGTATTGCTTCGTAATTCTATCTTGAAGAAGATACCTTAAAACAATGCATTAATTGTAAATTACTAAATTGTACATAGAAAGATGTTTCGATTTGAAGAACCTACATATTTATACCTGTTGCTCCTGTTGCCT
This window contains:
- the rpmB gene encoding 50S ribosomal protein L28 — protein: MSKICQITGKKAMIGNNVSHSKRRTKRTFDLNLFNKKFYYVEQDCWISLSICANGLRIINKKGLDAALNDAVAKGYCDWKSIKVIG
- a CDS encoding AAA family ATPase; this encodes MAETIDIRELNERIERQSSFVTNLTAGMDQIIVGQKHLVESLLIGLLSDGHVLLEGVPGLAKTLAIKTLASLIDAQYSRVQFTPDLLPADVIGTMVYSQKDETFQVKKGPVFANFVLADEINRAPAKVQSALLEAMQERQVTIGTETFPLPEPFLVLATQNPIEQEGTYPLPEAQVDRFMLKVVIDYPKIEEEKMIIRQNINGDKFNVKPILKAQEIIEARKVVRQVYLDEKIERYIVDIVFATRYPEKYDLKELKDMIGFGGSPRASINLALAARTYAFIKRRGYVIPEDVRAVAHDVLRHRIGLTYEAEASNLTSDEIISKILNKVEVP
- a CDS encoding HU family DNA-binding protein; translation: MNEKLNIQNLIELLAEKHGMDKTDAESFVKEFFQLIEESLESDKYVKIKGLGTFKLIDVDSRESVNINTGERFEIQGHTKVSFTPEPTLKDLINKPFSHFETVVLNDETVLEDTPVEDNSEEEEKDENFVEPESSTVVVESQVVVQETAKGNIEESIEEAVEITEESIESIEEVAEVIEEKTEIAEEKLMETAEEEVIQTVEETVEDIKEEPVSEETPSVYQAESALPSEEEDLVPTYEVPEPPSPPVNKAGSSTMKFFIGIVVLVVLLCVGAVTFMYYPDLLDRMSTPSTEKVADEKVEKPAVPVALTDSIVRKDTTTVVAKKDTVAEVVTPKVVEEPKPVAKQGTPATAPKKETKKAAATPFEPDSVNYKIVGTKATHTIQEGETLTKVALRFYGTKALWPYIVKYNSGVIKNPDHVPYGTVIKIPELEKK
- the tsaD gene encoding tRNA (adenosine(37)-N6)-threonylcarbamoyltransferase complex transferase subunit TsaD; its protein translation is MSTIILGIESSCDDTSAAVIKDGYLLSNVVSSQAVHEAYGGVVPELASRAHQQNIVPVVHEALKRAGVTKEELSAVAFTRGPGLMGSLLVGVSFAKGFARSLGIPMIDVNHLTGHVLAHFIKAEGEENAQPEFPFLCLLVSGGNSQIILVKAYNDMEILGQTIDDAAGEAIDKCSKVMGLGYPGGPIIDKLARQGNPKAFTFSKPHIPGLDYSFSGLKTSFLYSLRDWMKEDPDFIEHHKVDLAASLEATVVDILMDKLRKAAKEYKIKQVAVAGGVSANNGLRNAFREHAEKYGWNIFIPKFSYTTDNAAMIAITGYFKYQDKDFCSIDAPAYSRVTLQ
- a CDS encoding DUF4295 domain-containing protein; translated protein: MAKKTVASLHEGSKEGRAYTKVIKMVKSPKTGAYIFDEQMVLNEKVQDFFKK
- a CDS encoding CinA family protein produces the protein MKLEERIGELLKSKNLSLSTAESCTGGSIAALVTSVPGSSEYFNGGIVAYSNEVKMSLLHVSAETLEKYGAVSRETVIEMVKGAMKALKTDCAVATSGIAGPGGGTAEKPVGTVWIAAAYKNEIVTFRQEGDDGRGGNVQKAIQNALMMLCECLK
- a CDS encoding HU family DNA-binding protein; translation: MNNKEFTSELSRRLGYTIKDTSELIASLLSDMTQQLQEGNIVSVQSFGTFEVKKKAERITINPTTKLRMLVPPKLVLTYRPSTTLKDKFK
- the ftsY gene encoding signal recognition particle-docking protein FtsY; its protein translation is MGFFSFFSKEKKETLDKGLSKTKESVFGKIARAVAGKSKVDDEVLDNLEEVLITSDVGVETTLNIIQRIEKRAASEKYMNAQELNTILRDEIAALLTENNSDDVDDFEAPIAKKPYVIMVVGVNGVGKTTTIGKLAYQFKKAGKSVYLGAADTFRAAAVEQLDIWGGRVGVPVVKQKMGADPASVAYDTLSSAVANNADVVIIDTAGRLHNKVGLMNELTKIKNVMKKVVPDAPNEVLLVLDGSTGQNAFEQAKQFTLATEVTAMAITKLDGTAKGGVVIGISDQFKIPVKYIGLGEGMEDLQVFRKKEFVDSLFGENA
- a CDS encoding DUF58 domain-containing protein translates to METSELLKKVRQIEIKTRGLSNNIFAGQYHSAFKGRGMAFSEVREYQFGDDIRDIDWNVTARFNKPYVKVFEEERELTVMLLVDVSGSLEFGTVKQMKKDMVTEIAATLAFSAIQNNDKIGVIFFSDRIEKFIPPKKGRKHILYIIRELIDFKAESRRTDIRLGLEYLTNVMKRRCTAFLLSDFIDQGNFKNAMTIANRKHDMVAIQVYDRRVEELPAIGLMKIKDAETGHEQWIDTSSRAVRRAHHDWWVNKQVELNETFTKSNVDNVSVRTDQDYVKALMNLFAKRN
- the rpmG gene encoding 50S ribosomal protein L33, which produces MAKKAKGNRVQVILECTEHKDSGMPGTSRYITTKNRKNTTERLELKKYNPILKRVTVHKEIK
- the rimO gene encoding 30S ribosomal protein S12 methylthiotransferase RimO; the encoded protein is MKRKTIDIITLGCSKNLVDSEHLMRQLEEAGYHVTHDTEKPKGEIAVINTCGFIGDAKEESINMILEFAQAKEEGNLEKLYVMGCLSERYLKELAIEIPQVDKFYGKFNWAELLLDLGKAYHEELHIERTLTTPKHYAYLKISEGCDRKCSYCAIPIITGRHVSRPVEEILDEVRYLVNKGVKEFQIIAQELTYYGVDLYKKQMLPELIERISEIPGVEWIRLHYAYPAHFPTDLFRVMRERPNVCKYMDIALQHISNSMLEKMRRHVTQEETYQLIEQFRKEVPGIHLRTTLMVGHPGETESDFEELKEFVRKVRFDRMGAFAYSEEEGTYAAAHYEDEIPQEVKQARLDELMSIQQGISAELSAAKVGQSMKVIIDRLEGDYYIGRTEFDSPEVDPEVLIERGEQTLLIGNFYQVEIISSDDFDLFGQVI